One segment of Pseudomonadota bacterium DNA contains the following:
- the thiS gene encoding sulfur carrier protein ThiS — MSSTAAAHLQITLNGQPHALPSNSCIRDLVAQLALDPKAVAIEQNLAIVPRSAYATTPIHDRDAIEIVGFIGGG; from the coding sequence ATGTCTAGCACAGCCGCCGCGCATCTGCAAATCACCCTCAACGGCCAGCCCCATGCGCTGCCGTCGAATTCCTGCATCCGTGACCTTGTCGCCCAGCTTGCGCTGGACCCCAAAGCCGTCGCTATTGAGCAAAACCTCGCCATCGTCCCGCGCAGCGCCTACGCCACCACCCCCATCCACGACCGCGACGCCATCGAAATCGTCGGCTTCATCGGCGGTGGCTGA
- the aroQ gene encoding type II 3-dehydroquinate dehydratase: MRTTITILNGPNLNMLGQREPEIYGHVTLADIEALCAEAAAQHGFTLVFKQTNHEGELVEWTQAAGRDSAGLIINAGAYTHTSVALHDALKTVGVPIIEVHISNIYQREPFRHHSYISPLAKGVICGLGPQGYVLAIAALAGLK, from the coding sequence ATGCGCACGACGATTACCATCCTGAACGGGCCAAATCTGAACATGCTGGGCCAGCGTGAGCCGGAGATTTATGGCCATGTGACGCTGGCGGACATCGAAGCGTTGTGCGCGGAAGCGGCAGCGCAGCACGGGTTTACGCTGGTGTTCAAGCAGACCAACCATGAGGGCGAGCTGGTGGAATGGACGCAGGCAGCGGGGCGCGACTCGGCGGGGCTTATTATCAATGCAGGGGCCTATACCCATACGTCGGTGGCGCTGCATGATGCGCTGAAAACGGTGGGCGTGCCGATCATCGAGGTGCATATTTCCAATATCTACCAGCGCGAGCCGTTCCGGCATCATTCCTATATTTCGCCACTGGCGAAGGGGGTGATTTGCGGGCTGGGGCCGCAGGGCTATGTGCTGGCGATTGCGGCGCTGGCGGGTTTGAAATAG
- the aat gene encoding leucyl/phenylalanyl-tRNA--protein transferase, producing MSEENVTLTPDMLLAAYRNGYFPMALEKDDPELYWFCPEERGVLPIAGFNIPRGLQRSMKKHTYTVTVDTQFEAVIRACGTLTPARHETWINEQIVALYTALHAQGDAHSVEVWRDDELVGGLYGVSIGGAFFGESMFSKATDASKIALVTLVEILAEAGYVLLDTQYVNDHLKQFGVEAVAKRSYMTKLEKALSASPNPSIFFSTVSVRKGAASSSSASST from the coding sequence ATGAGCGAGGAGAACGTCACCCTCACGCCCGATATGCTGCTTGCGGCGTACCGCAATGGCTATTTTCCGATGGCGCTCGAAAAGGACGATCCGGAGCTTTACTGGTTTTGCCCGGAGGAACGCGGTGTGCTGCCGATTGCCGGGTTCAACATTCCGCGCGGGCTGCAGCGGTCGATGAAGAAACATACCTATACGGTGACGGTCGATACGCAGTTCGAGGCGGTGATTCGCGCCTGTGGGACGCTGACTCCGGCGCGGCACGAGACATGGATCAACGAGCAGATCGTGGCGCTTTACACGGCGCTGCATGCGCAAGGTGATGCGCATTCGGTGGAAGTGTGGCGCGACGATGAGCTGGTGGGCGGGCTGTATGGCGTGAGCATTGGCGGCGCGTTTTTTGGCGAGAGCATGTTCTCGAAAGCAACGGATGCGAGCAAGATCGCGCTCGTCACGCTGGTCGAAATTCTGGCGGAGGCGGGCTATGTGCTGCTCGACACGCAGTATGTGAACGACCATCTGAAACAATTCGGGGTCGAGGCGGTGGCGAAGCGCAGCTACATGACAAAGTTGGAAAAGGCCCTGAGTGCTTCGCCCAACCCGTCGATTTTTTTCTCGACCGTATCGGTGCGCAAGGGTGCGGCTTCCTCGTCGAGTGCGAGCAGCACCTGA
- a CDS encoding Ppx/GppA family phosphatase yields the protein MTITYNIPTADHPKGLIAIIDIGSNSVRMVVYHALKRVPLPLFNEKYMCALGRGLARTGMLNPDGVKQAEGAIARFLVMAKRLQVASLDIIATAAVRDASNGADFVRALEKAHGITITVITGEHEAELAAKAVLSSFHDPFGISADLGGGSMELATVERTQVGERASCHLGSLRILDSTDGKRERMEEMVKSELKAIPWLKESAPPCIYAIGGGFRALAKLHMKKTHYPLDLVHEYAMSRRAVGQMRERLLELSPADIAALPGISEKRAVTIIPTALVLHQLMTTTSAPEVRFSVSGIREGFFFDLLETRAQKEDALLASAADLAALIGRAGTYGRELFDWMTPLFKAEPMAWARIRRALCKLSELAWSIDPNFRANWAYQRIIQSSLKGIDHKERLMLALALYYRYQSRWKGDKSEIKLLDERERQWARCVGLAANLAFQLSGGRGGNLYHATLRFHDGQVLLALDEEAAPLRTDTVEKKIDGLGEALRAFSNFVM from the coding sequence GTGACGATTACCTACAACATCCCGACGGCCGATCACCCCAAAGGCCTGATCGCCATCATCGATATCGGCTCCAACTCCGTGCGTATGGTGGTCTATCACGCCCTCAAGCGCGTGCCGCTGCCGCTGTTCAACGAGAAATATATGTGCGCGCTGGGCCGCGGCCTCGCCCGCACCGGCATGCTCAACCCCGATGGGGTGAAGCAGGCCGAAGGCGCCATTGCCCGCTTCCTCGTCATGGCTAAACGGCTGCAAGTCGCCAGCCTCGATATCATCGCCACCGCCGCCGTGCGCGATGCCAGCAACGGCGCCGACTTCGTGCGCGCGCTGGAAAAAGCCCATGGCATCACCATCACCGTCATCACCGGCGAGCATGAAGCGGAACTCGCCGCCAAAGCGGTGCTTTCCTCCTTCCACGACCCATTCGGCATCTCGGCGGATCTGGGCGGCGGCAGCATGGAGCTGGCCACCGTCGAACGCACGCAGGTCGGCGAGCGCGCCAGCTGCCATCTGGGTTCGCTGCGCATCCTCGACAGCACCGACGGCAAGCGCGAGCGCATGGAAGAGATGGTCAAAAGCGAGCTGAAGGCGATCCCTTGGCTCAAGGAATCGGCACCACCGTGCATCTACGCCATCGGCGGCGGTTTCCGCGCACTGGCCAAGCTGCATATGAAGAAAACCCACTACCCGCTTGACCTCGTACATGAATACGCCATGAGCCGCCGCGCCGTCGGCCAGATGCGCGAGCGGCTGCTGGAACTCTCGCCCGCCGACATCGCCGCCCTGCCGGGCATCTCGGAAAAACGCGCCGTCACCATCATCCCAACCGCGCTCGTGCTGCACCAGCTGATGACCACCACCAGCGCGCCGGAAGTACGCTTCTCGGTCAGCGGCATCCGCGAAGGTTTTTTCTTCGACCTGCTCGAAACCCGCGCCCAAAAAGAGGACGCGCTGCTCGCCTCCGCCGCCGATCTTGCCGCCCTCATCGGTCGCGCCGGCACCTATGGCCGCGAGCTGTTCGACTGGATGACACCGCTGTTCAAAGCTGAGCCGATGGCCTGGGCGCGCATCCGCCGCGCGCTGTGCAAACTCTCGGAACTGGCCTGGTCGATCGATCCCAATTTCCGTGCCAACTGGGCCTATCAGCGCATCATCCAATCCTCGCTCAAAGGCATCGACCACAAGGAGCGGCTGATGCTGGCGCTGGCGCTCTACTACCGCTACCAGTCGCGCTGGAAGGGCGATAAATCCGAGATCAAACTGCTCGATGAGCGCGAGCGCCAATGGGCCCGCTGCGTCGGCCTTGCTGCCAACCTTGCCTTCCAGCTATCGGGCGGCCGCGGCGGCAACCTGTACCACGCCACGTTGCGTTTCCATGACGGTCAGGTGCTGCTCGCACTCGACGAGGAAGCCGCACCCTTGCGCACCGATACGGTCGAGAAAAAAATCGACGGGTTGGGCGAAGCACTCAGGGCCTTTTCCAACTTTGTCATGTAG
- a CDS encoding RNA degradosome polyphosphate kinase: MAQAKHHVPALDPKVIGAHFTKPEHRFINRELSWLAFNTRVLEEAQNPNNPLLERVKFLSISAANLDEFVMVRIAGLMDQVRHGVHAQSADGLSPIHQLQSIHKSTDALITAQQQCWIDLRKQLEREHVSVQTSQTITKHLSKADLAWLKDYFAANIFPLLTPMAVDPAHPFPFIPNLGLVQVLELSPPRRPSKKMIALVPFPASQPRFIQLASSGKNLRLIALEDVITLCFQELFPGFALHGSGLFRIVRDSDLEIEEEAEDLMRNLDIAVKKRRHGRVVGITTNRGVPHKLLHFMLEHLPADAQDVVEVDGLVGLAQLGELYDLPKPDLKFEPFKVRFPERINDFGGDCFAAIQAKDIVVHHPYESFDVVVQFLQQAAIDPLVVSIKQTLYRTSHDSAIVKALIEAAENGKSVTALVELKARFDEEANIRLARTMERAGVQVVYGFVEMKTHAKLSLVTRREHGALKSYAHFGTGNYHPATAKVYTDLSFFTCDPALCQDSGYVFNYITGYAKPAKFKKLSVAPLTLRKHLMKLIAMEIEFAKAGQPASIWAKLNALVDEDIIDALYAASQAGVKIDLVVRGICGLKPGIPGFSENIRVKSLVGRFLEHARIYCFGNGHAMPSPNAKVYISSADWMSRNLDRRVESMVPIENATVHRQVLDQIMVANLKDERQSWRLHADGTYRRLSNDEHAFAAHDYFMTNPSLSGRGKALAQMMGASSPVPIAALPKHKKRGK; this comes from the coding sequence ATGGCACAGGCAAAACACCACGTTCCCGCCCTCGACCCCAAGGTCATCGGCGCCCATTTCACTAAACCAGAGCACCGTTTCATCAACCGCGAGCTCTCGTGGCTGGCCTTCAACACCCGCGTGCTGGAAGAAGCACAAAACCCCAATAACCCGCTGCTCGAACGGGTGAAGTTCCTCTCCATTTCTGCCGCCAACCTTGATGAATTCGTCATGGTGCGCATCGCCGGGCTGATGGACCAGGTGCGCCACGGCGTCCATGCCCAGTCGGCCGATGGGCTCAGCCCCATCCACCAGCTGCAATCCATCCACAAAAGCACGGATGCCCTCATCACCGCCCAGCAGCAATGCTGGATCGACCTGCGCAAACAGCTCGAACGCGAGCATGTCAGCGTGCAGACCTCGCAGACCATCACCAAACATCTCAGCAAAGCGGATCTCGCCTGGCTGAAAGATTATTTCGCCGCCAATATTTTCCCGCTGCTGACACCGATGGCGGTCGATCCGGCGCACCCGTTCCCCTTCATCCCCAACCTCGGCCTGGTGCAGGTGCTGGAGCTGTCGCCACCGCGCCGCCCGAGCAAGAAAATGATCGCGCTGGTGCCATTCCCGGCCAGCCAGCCGCGCTTCATCCAGCTCGCCAGCAGCGGAAAAAACCTGCGCCTGATCGCGCTCGAAGATGTCATCACCCTGTGTTTCCAGGAGCTGTTCCCCGGCTTCGCGCTGCACGGCTCGGGCCTGTTTCGCATCGTCCGCGATTCCGATCTCGAAATCGAGGAGGAAGCCGAAGACCTCATGCGCAATCTCGATATTGCGGTAAAAAAACGCCGCCACGGGCGCGTCGTCGGCATCACCACCAATCGCGGCGTGCCGCATAAATTGCTGCATTTCATGCTCGAACACCTGCCCGCCGATGCGCAGGATGTGGTTGAGGTGGATGGGCTCGTCGGCCTCGCCCAGTTGGGTGAGCTCTATGATTTACCCAAGCCCGACCTCAAATTCGAGCCGTTCAAAGTCCGCTTCCCCGAGCGCATCAATGATTTTGGCGGTGATTGCTTCGCCGCCATTCAGGCAAAGGACATCGTCGTCCACCACCCGTATGAAAGCTTCGACGTGGTGGTGCAATTCCTCCAGCAAGCCGCCATCGACCCGCTGGTCGTCTCCATCAAGCAAACCCTCTACCGCACCAGCCACGATTCAGCGATTGTCAAAGCGCTGATCGAGGCCGCCGAGAACGGCAAATCCGTCACCGCGCTGGTCGAGCTGAAAGCCCGCTTCGACGAAGAAGCCAACATTCGCCTCGCCCGCACCATGGAGCGCGCCGGGGTGCAGGTGGTGTACGGCTTCGTCGAAATGAAAACCCACGCCAAGCTTTCGCTCGTCACCCGGCGCGAGCATGGCGCACTGAAATCCTACGCCCATTTCGGGACCGGCAACTACCACCCGGCTACCGCGAAAGTCTATACCGATCTTTCCTTCTTCACCTGCGACCCCGCGCTCTGCCAGGATTCGGGGTATGTCTTCAATTACATCACCGGCTATGCCAAACCGGCGAAGTTCAAAAAACTTTCCGTCGCCCCGCTTACCTTGCGCAAGCATCTGATGAAACTCATCGCCATGGAAATCGAGTTCGCCAAAGCCGGGCAGCCCGCCAGCATCTGGGCCAAGCTCAACGCGCTGGTGGATGAAGATATTATCGATGCGCTCTACGCCGCGTCGCAAGCAGGCGTGAAGATCGACCTCGTGGTGCGCGGCATTTGCGGCCTCAAGCCCGGCATCCCCGGCTTCTCGGAGAACATCCGCGTCAAAAGCCTCGTCGGTCGCTTCCTCGAACATGCGCGCATTTACTGCTTCGGCAACGGCCACGCCATGCCGTCGCCCAACGCCAAAGTCTATATCAGCTCGGCCGATTGGATGAGCCGCAACCTCGACCGCCGCGTCGAATCCATGGTGCCGATCGAGAACGCCACCGTCCACCGCCAGGTGCTGGATCAAATCATGGTCGCCAACCTGAAGGACGAACGCCAGAGCTGGCGGCTGCATGCGGATGGCACGTACCGCCGCCTCAGCAACGACGAGCACGCCTTCGCCGCACATGATTATTTTATGACGAACCCCTCCCTCTCCGGCCGCGGCAAAGCCCTGGCACAGATGATGGGCGCCAGCTCGCCCGTGCCCATTGCCGCCCTGCCCAAGCATAAAAAGCGGGGCAAATAG
- a CDS encoding histidine phosphatase family protein, giving the protein MQSSPTESVTQRRVILIRHAKAVEEDAGGDHTRPLSTRGITDAGALAQWLAMQHIAAQQVLCSTATRTRQTLDAVGKNVPTILSDKLYLATTGEMLAQIQATDDAVTQLMVIGHNPGIHALLALLVRDYADEDDADRMIMKFPTAACAVLRFDASRWQDVAAAGALLERLRY; this is encoded by the coding sequence ATGCAATCTAGCCCAACTGAATCTGTAACACAACGCCGAGTCATCCTCATTCGCCATGCGAAAGCGGTGGAGGAGGATGCGGGCGGCGACCACACGCGGCCGCTGAGCACGCGCGGCATCACGGATGCGGGGGCGCTGGCGCAATGGCTGGCGATGCAGCATATCGCGGCGCAGCAGGTGCTGTGCTCGACCGCGACCCGCACCCGCCAGACGCTGGATGCGGTCGGCAAGAATGTGCCGACGATCCTGAGCGACAAGCTTTACCTGGCAACGACAGGAGAGATGCTGGCGCAGATTCAGGCGACTGACGATGCGGTGACGCAGCTGATGGTGATTGGTCATAACCCGGGCATTCACGCGCTGCTGGCGCTGCTGGTGCGTGACTATGCGGATGAGGACGATGCGGACCGGATGATCATGAAATTCCCCACCGCCGCCTGTGCCGTGCTGCGCTTCGATGCGTCGCGCTGGCAGGATGTTGCTGCTGCAGGCGCGCTGCTGGAGCGATTGCGGTATTGA
- a CDS encoding type IV secretory system conjugative DNA transfer family protein, translating to MPEHLKGIFNKLLLTFIVSMTLLVPVYIGTVTGFTLGHRFMLSIYQQPTPSVLDYVRSASNPKGIIEGYRTINTQANYYKQFPQYQQAYFNAAFDTKFYGPLIAGAFLGLFTLFLMRAPLLDFRPFRKKEKIHGDAKWSTESDLKRAKLRAKKGLLLGRTGAANYLIADDFQHVLLFAPTGSGKGVGFVIPNLLFWEESVIVHDIKMENYELTSGYRNKKLGQPCYVWNPADPNGISHCYNPLDWISEKPGQMVDDVQKICNLVLPEQEFWQNEARSLMLGIILYLCAVPEKVTSFGEVVRTMRSDDVVYNLAVVLDTIGGKIHPVAYMNIASFLQKADKERSGVVSTLNSALELWANPLIDTTTASSDFDLQNLKKKKTTIYVGVTPDNLQRLEPLLKVFYQQATDFLTRAMPKKDEPFGVMFMLDEFPSLGEMPQFQIGIAYFRGFRVKLFLIVQDTQQLKGIYEEAGMNSFLSNSYYRITFSANNIETANMISQLVGNKTAIQESHNKPKFVDFNPGSRTMQVSETQRALLLPQEVIQLPRDEQIILVESFSPIKCKKIFYFKDPFFKKRLMPPINLPVQEPYDPRKKKKVAAAPPPPPGGSSTDTKTGTPATT from the coding sequence ATGCCCGAGCATTTGAAAGGTATCTTCAACAAGCTGCTGCTGACGTTCATCGTCAGCATGACGTTGCTGGTGCCGGTCTATATTGGCACTGTCACCGGCTTCACCCTTGGCCACCGCTTCATGCTGAGCATCTACCAGCAACCGACCCCTTCGGTGCTTGATTACGTCCGCTCCGCGAGTAATCCCAAAGGCATCATCGAGGGCTACCGCACCATCAACACCCAGGCCAACTACTACAAACAATTCCCGCAATACCAGCAGGCCTATTTCAACGCCGCCTTCGACACGAAATTTTATGGGCCGCTGATTGCCGGTGCCTTCCTCGGCCTGTTCACCCTGTTTTTGATGCGCGCACCGCTGCTGGATTTCCGGCCCTTCCGTAAGAAGGAAAAAATCCATGGCGACGCCAAATGGTCGACCGAGTCCGACCTTAAACGCGCCAAGCTGCGCGCCAAGAAAGGCCTGCTCTTGGGCCGCACCGGCGCTGCGAATTATCTCATTGCAGATGACTTCCAGCACGTGCTTCTCTTTGCACCAACCGGGTCCGGCAAAGGGGTGGGCTTCGTAATCCCCAACCTGCTGTTCTGGGAAGAATCCGTCATCGTTCACGATATTAAAATGGAAAACTACGAGCTGACCTCGGGCTACCGCAACAAGAAGCTCGGCCAGCCCTGCTATGTCTGGAACCCCGCCGACCCGAACGGGATTTCGCATTGCTATAACCCGCTCGACTGGATTTCCGAGAAGCCCGGCCAGATGGTCGATGACGTGCAGAAAATCTGCAACCTCGTGCTGCCCGAGCAGGAATTCTGGCAGAACGAAGCGCGCTCGCTGATGCTGGGCATCATTCTCTATCTGTGCGCCGTGCCGGAAAAAGTTACCAGCTTCGGCGAAGTCGTGCGCACCATGCGCAGCGACGATGTGGTCTATAACCTCGCGGTCGTGCTCGACACCATCGGCGGCAAAATTCACCCCGTCGCCTACATGAACATCGCCTCCTTCCTGCAAAAAGCAGATAAGGAACGTTCCGGCGTGGTCTCCACGCTGAACTCCGCGCTCGAACTCTGGGCCAACCCGCTGATCGACACCACCACCGCGAGCTCGGATTTCGACCTGCAGAACCTCAAGAAAAAGAAAACGACGATCTATGTCGGCGTCACGCCAGACAACTTACAACGCCTCGAACCGCTGCTAAAGGTGTTCTACCAGCAAGCGACCGACTTCTTAACCCGCGCCATGCCGAAGAAGGACGAACCGTTCGGCGTCATGTTCATGCTGGATGAGTTCCCATCGCTCGGCGAAATGCCACAATTCCAGATCGGTATCGCCTATTTCCGCGGGTTCCGCGTCAAGCTGTTCCTGATCGTACAGGATACCCAGCAGCTCAAAGGCATCTACGAAGAAGCGGGCATGAACAGCTTCCTGTCCAACTCCTATTACCGCATCACCTTCTCGGCCAACAACATCGAAACCGCGAACATGATCTCGCAGCTGGTGGGCAATAAAACCGCGATCCAGGAATCGCACAACAAACCGAAATTCGTCGATTTCAACCCCGGCTCGCGCACCATGCAGGTCAGTGAAACCCAGCGTGCGTTGCTGCTGCCGCAGGAAGTCATCCAGCTGCCGCGCGACGAGCAGATCATCCTTGTCGAATCCTTCTCGCCCATCAAATGCAAAAAGATTTTCTACTTCAAGGATCCCTTCTTCAAAAAACGCCTCATGCCACCGATTAACCTGCCCGTGCAGGAACCCTACGATCCGCGCAAAAAGAAAAAAGTCGCCGCTGCCCCACCACCACCACCCGGCGGCAGCAGCACTGACACCAAAACCGGCACCCCCGCCACGACCTAG
- the virB11 gene encoding P-type DNA transfer ATPase VirB11: MSFTALDTFLEPLNALFAEEGIQEISINRPGEAWIEKHGDMRYESLPLLTLDHLHSLAHLVAQSTSQTISEEKPLLSATLPGGYRIQVVFPPACADGGIAMSIRKQSTIVMSLDTYEEKGAFANTKTGLGVHDPIDDVLQELYDKGDVKKFISMAVKNKKNIIISGGTSTGKTTFMNAALGEIPSHERLITVEDAREVQIDHIPNRVHMMVSKGGQGRAKVTTQELIEACLRLRPDRIIVGELRGAEAFSYLRAVNTGHPGSIATVHADSPVLAIEQLILMIMQADLGITREQIKAYVESVIQVVIQLKRGDKGRRYVSEVYFKPMDAA; this comes from the coding sequence ATGTCTTTCACCGCGCTCGATACGTTCCTCGAACCACTCAACGCCCTGTTCGCCGAAGAGGGGATCCAGGAAATTTCCATCAACCGCCCCGGCGAAGCATGGATCGAAAAACATGGCGATATGCGCTATGAATCCCTGCCGCTGCTGACGCTCGACCACTTGCATTCGCTCGCCCATCTCGTTGCCCAGTCAACCAGCCAGACCATCAGCGAGGAAAAGCCGCTCCTCTCCGCCACCCTGCCCGGCGGCTACCGTATCCAGGTCGTCTTCCCGCCCGCCTGCGCGGATGGCGGCATCGCCATGTCCATCCGTAAACAGTCGACCATAGTTATGTCGCTCGACACCTACGAGGAAAAAGGCGCCTTCGCCAACACCAAAACCGGCCTAGGCGTCCACGACCCGATCGATGATGTGCTGCAGGAACTTTACGACAAAGGCGATGTCAAAAAATTCATCTCGATGGCGGTGAAGAATAAAAAAAACATCATCATCAGCGGCGGCACCTCGACTGGGAAAACCACCTTCATGAATGCCGCCCTCGGCGAAATTCCTTCGCATGAGCGCCTCATCACCGTCGAGGATGCGCGCGAAGTGCAGATCGACCACATCCCCAACCGCGTCCATATGATGGTCAGCAAGGGCGGCCAGGGCCGCGCTAAAGTGACCACTCAGGAGCTGATCGAAGCCTGCCTGCGCCTGCGCCCGGATCGTATCATCGTCGGCGAGTTGCGCGGCGCTGAGGCGTTCAGCTACCTGCGCGCGGTCAATACCGGCCACCCCGGCTCCATCGCCACCGTCCACGCCGATTCGCCGGTGCTCGCCATCGAGCAGCTGATCCTGATGATCATGCAGGCCGATCTTGGCATCACCCGCGAGCAGATCAAGGCCTATGTCGAATCGGTGATCCAGGTCGTCATCCAGCTCAAGCGCGGCGACAAAGGCCGCCGTTATGTCAGCGAAGTCTACTTCAAACCGATGGATGCCGCGTAA
- a CDS encoding TrbI/VirB10 family protein, with protein MADVPPPPENPFESSSNEYDMPQLESNGEGNGSEQDLPEGTPAIAAKAGRAFIVLGIVGAAVLLLLYLIFSGDKKEEVKEVKKPREVAPKEYEPPPVPIAPPVIAPPLTSLTPPPIPQPVTVPNTINLNPLVPKDDSTAKAEIATRMRSSIMIKEGGGGEGGIGSLLGGNKPAAGQSNNPNSAFLASVSSTTVEQVEATRISNLRNTIAQGRIIQATMESALNTDLPAPIRAIVSRDTYGEAGTVPLIPKGSRLIGSYNNTLTNGQTRVFVVWTRVIRPDGVDVMLGSPLVDGIGQAGVSGQIDTKFQQIFARSLMSSVMNIALAIGSDEITGGTTTTSNSAIGGTQTSGDAATTATTNALNRLGSVTDSFIKNFMNVPPTILVDQGTIVNVFVNKDLVFPSDASNGVRIVN; from the coding sequence ATGGCTGATGTGCCCCCACCACCAGAAAATCCCTTCGAGTCGAGCAGCAACGAATACGACATGCCGCAACTTGAAAGCAACGGCGAGGGCAACGGTTCGGAGCAGGACCTGCCTGAAGGCACTCCCGCCATCGCTGCCAAGGCCGGGCGCGCATTTATCGTCCTGGGCATCGTCGGCGCCGCCGTGCTGCTGCTGCTCTACCTGATCTTCTCCGGCGATAAGAAAGAAGAAGTCAAGGAGGTCAAAAAACCGCGCGAAGTGGCCCCCAAGGAATATGAGCCACCGCCAGTGCCAATTGCACCGCCCGTGATCGCGCCGCCTCTCACCTCGCTGACGCCGCCGCCCATCCCCCAACCCGTGACGGTGCCCAATACCATCAACCTTAATCCGCTGGTCCCCAAGGATGACAGCACCGCCAAAGCAGAAATTGCAACCCGCATGCGTTCCAGCATCATGATCAAAGAAGGCGGTGGCGGTGAAGGTGGCATCGGTTCCCTGCTCGGTGGCAACAAACCTGCTGCTGGACAAAGCAATAATCCCAATAGCGCCTTCCTTGCCAGCGTCTCGTCGACGACGGTCGAGCAGGTAGAAGCAACCCGCATCAGCAACCTGCGTAACACCATTGCGCAAGGCCGTATCATTCAGGCGACCATGGAATCAGCCCTCAACACCGACCTGCCAGCCCCCATCCGCGCCATCGTCTCGCGCGATACGTACGGCGAAGCGGGCACGGTGCCGCTCATTCCCAAAGGCTCGCGCCTGATCGGCAGCTATAACAACACCCTAACCAACGGCCAGACCCGCGTCTTTGTCGTCTGGACGCGCGTTATCCGTCCCGATGGGGTGGATGTGATGCTCGGCTCACCGCTCGTCGATGGTATCGGCCAGGCCGGCGTCTCAGGCCAGATCGATACTAAATTTCAACAGATATTCGCGCGCTCGCTCATGTCGAGTGTCATGAACATCGCCCTTGCCATCGGTTCGGATGAAATCACCGGCGGCACCACCACCACCAGCAATTCGGCCATCGGCGGCACCCAGACCTCCGGCGACGCCGCGACCACCGCCACCACCAATGCCCTCAACCGCCTTGGTTCGGTGACGGATTCCTTCATCAAAAATTTCATGAACGTTCCACCGACGATCCTTGTCGATCAGGGCACCATCGTGAATGTGTTCGTGAATAAGGACCTGGTGTTCCCAAGCGACGCAAGCAACGGCGTGCGCATCGTCAACTAA
- a CDS encoding TrbG/VirB9 family P-type conjugative transfer protein, translating into MQTTAKHTLKHRITIALVACLLAMPATAAQPITTDSRIKTLVFSPNEVFAVTTHYGYQSNIEFGARETIETISLGDRVAWQISPAGRRLFIRAMEENAHTNMTVVTNLRAYQFDLRSSSADAVFGSEELTYVVRFYYPEESADGQPANPAMNFPQPAPLTVPAPAPAAMPTPTGNIPPAPTSGMNYRYTFSGSRTIAPVKIFDDGKTTFFKFPTTMNAIPQISVISAKGEALNLPTRKTSDGLVAVNAVAPRFSIRQSGEQVVVYNETGGGK; encoded by the coding sequence ATGCAGACCACCGCAAAACATACGCTGAAGCATCGGATCACCATCGCGCTTGTCGCTTGTTTGCTGGCCATGCCGGCGACCGCCGCCCAACCCATTACGACCGATAGTCGCATAAAAACCCTCGTCTTCAGCCCTAACGAGGTGTTTGCCGTCACCACCCATTATGGCTACCAGAGTAATATCGAATTCGGCGCGCGTGAAACCATCGAAACGATCTCGCTCGGTGACCGCGTCGCCTGGCAGATAAGCCCGGCCGGCCGCCGCCTCTTTATCCGTGCGATGGAAGAGAACGCCCACACCAACATGACCGTTGTCACCAACCTGCGTGCCTATCAATTCGACCTGCGCTCATCCTCAGCAGATGCCGTGTTCGGCAGCGAAGAATTGACCTATGTCGTGCGTTTCTATTACCCTGAAGAAAGCGCCGATGGCCAGCCGGCTAACCCGGCCATGAACTTCCCGCAACCAGCACCACTGACGGTGCCTGCACCGGCCCCCGCCGCCATGCCAACCCCCACCGGCAACATTCCGCCTGCCCCCACTTCGGGGATGAACTACCGCTACACCTTCAGCGGATCCCGCACGATTGCCCCTGTAAAAATCTTCGATGATGGCAAGACCACTTTCTTCAAATTTCCCACCACCATGAACGCGATACCGCAAATTTCGGTCATCAGCGCCAAAGGTGAAGCCCTCAACCTGCCCACTCGCAAAACCAGCGACGGGCTGGTCGCGGTCAACGCCGTCGCGCCGCGATTTTCCATCCGCCAGTCCGGCGAACAGGTCGTGGTCTATAACGAAACCGGCGGGGGCAAATAA